One genomic window of Erinaceus europaeus chromosome 19, mEriEur2.1, whole genome shotgun sequence includes the following:
- the LOC103121639 gene encoding bublin coiled-coil protein → MSGPNGDLGMPVDPDAEGEDDSFGEAEYAAINSMLDQINSCLDHLEEKNDHLHARLQELLESNRQTRLEFQQQLSKAPSDASS, encoded by the coding sequence ATGTCAGGCCCCAATGGGGACCTGGGCATGCCGGTGGACCCGGATGCGGAAGGCGAGGACGACAGCTTCGGGGAAGCAGAATACGCTGCCATCAACTCCATGTTGGACCAAATCAACTCCTGCCTGGACCACCTGGAGGAAAAGAACGACCACCTCCACGCCCGCCTCCAGGAGCTGCTGGAGTCCAACCGGCAGACGCGCCTTGAGTTCCAGCAGCAGCTCAGCAAGGCCCCCAGTGATGCTAGCTCCTAG